In Zingiber officinale cultivar Zhangliang chromosome 6A, Zo_v1.1, whole genome shotgun sequence, a single genomic region encodes these proteins:
- the LOC121996177 gene encoding nucleolar complex protein 3 homolog isoform X2: MGKKRKVILPPDLPPEVADNDIEVSDEDLEFIGQNREYAGFLTKLDTKSIDRHVKRVAGHESDDLEALYEQRKRKASLLKQNDDDDKLQVDPVDALPVKTLDGKLEYRTVDRTKSEAITNEKDNTEENEKDMSVVKLTKKEKRLKIKKSRKEAKKEAKVEEKGNVGVEKLHTEVLAKVEEDLSAEELFRKKKIKLAEIGLQLLENPEENIKSLKELLKNCDDGNQNIVKLGLMSLLAVFKDIIPGYRIRLPTEKEMEMTVSKAVLKQRFYESTLLNSYKAYLAKLIAMEKKPSLRQVAVRCLASLLDAVPHFNYRENILAIVIKNISSPDDTIRKLCCNATKSIFLNEGKHGGEATFEAVRLIAQQVKIYECQLHPDSIEVLSSLTFDEDIGKPDTQAEAVKIKKKGKWKTPDGSNKLQGSEKKKTRQESLAKTREEVTADFKSVSFAPDSRERKRMQSETLSAVFEIYFRILKHSTDSHASRSTTDAASFSHGSSSLPLLAPCLKGLGKFSHLIDLDFMGDLMRCLKQLAGYSDHGTIQNPLSVSERLQCCIVAFRVMRNNLEALNIDLQDFFVQLYNLLLEYRPDRDQGEVLAEALKIMLCEGKQHDMQRAAAFIKRLATFSLSYGSAEAMAALVTLKHLLQKNSKCRNLLENDAGGGSLSEIPT; this comes from the exons AtggggaagaagaggaaggtaATTCTGCCACCCGACCTTCCGCCGGAGGTCGCGGATAATGATATTGAAGTTTCTGACGAGGATCTCGAGTTCATTGGCCAGAATCGTGAATACGCTGGGTTCCTCACCAAACTCGACACAAAATCGATCGACAG GCATGTTAAACGTGTGGCTGGTCATGAGTCTGATGATTTGGAGGCTCTATATgagcagcggaaaagaaaagcttccttactaaaacaaaatgatgACGATGATAAACTTCAGGTGGATCCTGTTGATGCACTTCCAGTGAAGACTCTCGATGGAAAATTGGAGTATAGAACAG TTGATAGAACAAAATCGGAGGCAATAACTAATGAAAAGGATAACACAGAAGAAAATGAGAAAGATATGAGTGTTGTGAagcttacaaagaaagaaaaaaggctaaaaataaaaaagagcaGAAAGGAGGCTAAGAAGGAAGCGAAGGtggaagaaaaaggaaatgttgGTGTAGAAAAGCTACATACTGAAGTCCTG GCAAAGGTTGAGGAAGACCTTTCTGCTGAAGAGTTGTTTAGGAAAAAGAAGATTAAACTTGCAGAAATTGGATTGCAGTTGCTTGAAAATCCTGaggaaaatatcaaatctttgaAGGAACTGCTGAAGAATTGTGATGATGGTAACCAAAATATAGTGAAGCTTGGACTGATGTCCTTGTTGGCTGTTTTCAAGGACATAATTCCTGG CTATCGTATAAGGTTGCCAACTGAAAAAGAGATGGAGATGACTGTTTCTAAAGCAGTACTCAAGCAGCGTTTCTATGAATCTACACTTTTGAACTCATACAAG GCATACCTTGCGAAGCTGATAGCAATGGAGAAGAAGCCCTCGCTACGTCAAGTTGCAGTTCGCTGTCTGGCCAGTTTATTGGATGCTGTTCCACATTTCAACTACCGTGAAAATATTTTAGCCattgttataaaaaatataaGCTCCCCAGACGATACAATAAG AAAACTGTGTTGCAATGCTACAAAATCAATCTTTTTGAACGAGGGAAAGCATGGGGGTGAAGCTACTTTTGAAGCAGTGCGATTGATTGCCCAGCAGGTCAAGATTTATGAGTGCCAACTACATCCTGACAGTATAGAA GTCCTTTCGTCTTTGACATTCGATGAGGACATTGGAAAACCAGACACTCAGGCGGAAGCAgtcaaaataaagaaaaaggggaAGTGGAAAACTCCAGATGGTTCGAACAAATTACAAGGCAGCGAAAAAAAGAAAACCAGGCAGGAATCGCTGGCAAAAACAAGGGAAGAG GTTACTGCAGATTTCAAGTCTGTTTCATTTGCTCCAGACTCGAGAGAAAGAAAAAGGATGCAGTCTGAAACTCTCTCTGCTGTATTTGAAATATATTTCCGTATTTTGAAGCATAGCACAGATTCTCATGCTTCAAG GTCCACAACTGATGCTGCTTCTTTCTCCCATGGTTCTAGCTCACTCCCTTTGCTTGCTCCATGCTTGAAAGGCTTGGGAAAATTTTCACATTTGATTGATTTGGATTTTATGGGAGATCTTATGCGATGCCTAAAGCAACTTGCTGGTTATAGTGATCATGGCACAATTCAAAATCCCTTGTCAGTTTCAGAACGCCTGCAGTGCTGCATAGTTGCTTTCAGGGTGATGAGGAATAATCTCGAGGCATTGAATATAGATCTGCAAGATTTTTTTGTCCAGCTATATAACCTTCTTTTAGAGTATAGACCAGACAG AGATCAGGGTGAAGTGTTAGCTGAAGCTTTAAAGATCATGCTTTGTGAGGGAAAACAACACGACATGCAGAGAGCTGCAGCTTTCATAAAACGCCTTGCTACTTTTTCATTGTCCTACGGATCTGCAGAGGCTATGGCAG CCCTGGTAACACTAAAACATCTGCTGCAAAAGAATAGCAAGTGTCGGAATCTCTTGGAAAATGATGCCGGCGGCGGTTCACTTTCTG AAATACCAACCTGA
- the LOC121994695 gene encoding uncharacterized protein LOC121994695 has translation MDRIFIDVMLEQQVNSNRIGGTFTSTAYKDMVVICSEKIEIPLTKDNLKNIIKTLKSHFNSCYDLFKNASGVQRHAESRRFEAEEVVWKQLIDANPSIKKWRYTPVPHYEKMLELFAHDRTNGQRASIASERNFEITLEEGQRDLDDEHENFEAIPDSPPFDDRSMKRKHASIDAYGSKKNSVIDINVKEVVAAIDRSTSVIENRPFR, from the exons ATGGATAGAATTTTCATAGATGTTATGTTAGAACAACAAGTTAATAGTAACCGAATAGGTGGCACTTTCACATCTACTGCGTACAAAGATATGGTTGTCATTTGTAGTGAAAAAATTGAAATCCCATTGACAAAGGATAATTTGAAGAACATAATTAAAACACTAAAAAGTCATTTCAATTCATGTTATGATTTGTTTAAGAATGCAAGCGGAGTTCAACGACATGCTGAAAGTAGAAGATTTGAGGCCGAGGAGGTAGTTTGGAAGCAACTTATTGAT GCTAATCCATCAATCAAGAAGTGGAGATATACCCCCGTACCTCATTATGAGAAGATGTTAGAGTTGTTTGCTCATGATAGGACAAATGGTCAAAGAGCTTCTATTGCTtcagaaagaaattttgaaattactttagAGGAAGGACAAAGAGATCTAGATGATGAACATGAGAATTTTGAAGCGATCCCTGATAGTCCACCATTTGACGATCGATCAATGAAGCGGAAGCATGCATCTATTGATGCATATGGCAGTAAGAAAAATTCAGTCATCGACATTAATGTCAAGGAAGTTGTTGCTGCAATTGATCGTTCAACTTCAGTGATTGAAAATAGGCCATTTCGCTAA
- the LOC121993821 gene encoding uncharacterized protein LOC121993821 isoform X1 gives MDVEDGTFNMIHSGDDLIYSICQSAVDTSTIYSAEGAGELKLKAERTRRVSNSWDLHDKRINTIDFNPENPNMMATRIWDLRLMKKHQPDSLKTVQHQSSVHSAYFSPVEEENGAAQDEAEIKVVLQW, from the exons ATGGATGTCGAAGATGGGACCTTTAATATGATCCACTCCGGTGATGATCTTATTTACTCGATCTGCCAGTCAGCAGTCGATACTAGCACAATTTATTCTGCGGAAGGTGCAGGAGAACTGAAACTTAAGGCTGAGAGGACAAGAAGAGTTTCAAACTCTTGGGATTTGCATGATAAAAGAATTAATACGATTGATTTCAATCCTGAGAACCCCAACATGATGGCTACTCGCATATGGGACTTGCGATTAATGAAGAAACACCAACCAGATAGTTTAAAGACAGTACAACATCAAAGTTCTGTTCATTCTGCATATTTCTCACCTG tggaagaagagaatggggCGGCTCAAGATGAGGCAGAGATCAAAGTAGTCCTGCAGTGGTGA
- the LOC121996176 gene encoding protein PAT1 homolog, protein MATIDRKNGGLVDTGVGEWIGGPGDGVSDTIEFDATRYAFFGNSVLEEVELGGLEDEDSVNDPSFVGIDDDYQYSGLGDILEGERVQAITDIDDLASTFSKMDRGIVEPRRTEVLGGRGSFSRESSLAPEWVQDPGFWQDHHILDADGAQDGKRWSSHPHPLSGYAPDSRPLYRTSSSPQQQQQFKLSEPIQFPISSRTSFPLRGDTSQFHPNPLHQGIISPSSSGLQVPFSPPNPYPFSQLHPEAAHGSHQDGNFTQFGPPGLLINSRQQGHRSERPNILSSNMLADPTQNQRHFHNQRHFDNQIASRLVHQQHGMHQILPPMTRYPHMQAQQFRPSQSPPQTMNKFETMMRPTEFRDQRFRTMYRGGEYFGFAQHPSDIGIQRMDNAWPRFYSKYMTTEELENIVRVQHAATHSNDPYVDDYYHQACLAKKYAGSNLKHHFCPNVTKDLSSRPRSKDEPHPYLQVDALGRLSFSSIRRPRPLLEVEPKSASADNTPDQKSSTKPLEQEPMLAARITIEDGLSLLLDVDDLNRILQFSQLQDDGSQLERKREMLLQEVAASFHLVDPLGQSGQSGVILEDDLVFLRLLSLPKGRKLFSRYLQLLAPGGEITRVIFMAFFRRLRFLFGVMPSDTSAAESTTKLAKTIASCMLLMDLNSLSACLAAVVCSSEQPPLRPLGSSAGDGASIIIKSVLDKATMLLTDQNSASNYSISSRNLWQASFNSFFGLLTKYCHSKFDSVMQPLHMQAPGAAVVGSEIAKAINHEMPVELLRASLPHTNEHQRKLLLDFAQRTIPSNGGSNGH, encoded by the exons atggcgACTATCGATCGGAAAAATGGGGGTTTGGTAGACACAGGCGTTGGTGAATGGATTGGAGGCCCTGGAGACGGCGTTTCAG ATACAATCGAATTTGATGCTACACGATATGCATTTTTTGGAAATAGTGTATTGGAAGAGGTTGAGTTAGgtggattagaagatgaagatAGTGTTAATGATCCCAGCTTTGTTGGGATCGATGATGATTATCAATATTCTGGCCTAGGAGATATATTAGAG GGAGAACGAGTCCAGGCAATAACTGATATTGATGATCTTGCGAGTACTTTTTCAAAG ATGGACAGAGGTATTGTTGAGCCAAGGAGGACAGAAGTACTTGGTGGCCGAGGTTCTTTTTCTAGGGAAA GTTCATTGGCTCCTGAGTGGGTACAGGACCCTGGGTTTTGGCAAGATCATCATATATTGGATGCTGATGGTGCCCAGGATGGTAAAAGATGGTCATCGCATCCTCACCCTCTTTCTGGCTATGCTCCAGATTCCAGACCTCTGTACAGAACATCATCCTCTCCTCAACAGCAGCAACAATTCAAACTGAGTGAACCGATCCAGTTTCCAATATCTTCTCGTACATCCTTCCCTCTACGTGGTGACACTTCACAATTCCATCCGAATCCCTTGCACCAAGGAATCATCTCACCTTCTAGTTCTGGCCTCCAGGTGCCTTTCTCTCCACCCAATCCCTACCCTTTTTCCCAACTCCATCCAGAAGCAGCCCATGGATCACATCAGGATGGAAATTTTACTCAGTTTGGGCCTCCTGGTCTCTTGATTAATAGCAGGCAACAAGGTCATCGGTCAGAACGACCTAACATCCTGTCATCAAATATGTTGGCTGATCCAACACAGAATCAACGGCATTTCCATAATCAAAGGCATTTCGACAACCAAATTGCTTCTCGACTGGTGCATCAGCAACATGGAATGCATCAAATTTTGCCTCCAATGACACGTTACCCCCACATGCAGGCACAACAGTTCCGCCCTAGTCAATCGCCACCCCAGACTATGAATAAGTTTGAAACTATGATGAGGCCGACTGAGTTCAGGGACCAGAGATTTAGAACAATGTACAGAGGAGGAGAGTACTTTGGGTTTGCTCAACACCCTTCTGACATTGGCATCCAGAGGATGGATAATGCATGGCCGAGGTTTTATTCTAAATACATGACAACTGAAGAGCTTGAGAACATTGTGAGGGTGCAACACGCTGCAACTCACTCCAATGATCCCTATGTAGACGATTACTATCACCAAGCTTGTCTTGCAAAGAAATACGCAGGATCAAATTTGAAGCACCATTTCTGCCCTAATGTGACCAAGGATTTGTCTTCTAGACCCAGGTCCAAGGATGAGCCACATCCGTATCTCCAGGTGGATGCCCTCGGGAGACTTTCTTTCTCATCAATCCGTAGACCTCGTCCTCTTCTTGAGGTTGAACCAAAATCAGCATCTGCAGATAATACTCCTGACCAGAAATCATCCACAAAGCCCTTAGAGCAGGAGCCTATGTTGGCTGCTAGGATCACCATCGAGGATGGTCTCTCCCTGCTCCTTGATGTAGATGATCTCAATCGCATACTACAATTCAGTCAGCTGCAGGACGATGGCTCCCAActtgagagaaaaagagagatgCTCCTGCAAGAAGTTGCTGCATCTTTTCATTTAGTTGATCCCCTTGGCCAATCTGGTCAATCTGGGGTAATTCTAGAGGATGATCTAGTGTTTCTTCGCCTACTTTCTCTTCCAAAAGGCCGTAAGCTATTCTCTAGGTACCTTCAACTTCTTGCCCCCGGAGGTGAGATTACTCGTGTCATCTTCATGGCCTTTTTTCGCCGCCTGAGGTTTTTGTTTGGTGTTATGCCATCAGATACAAGTGCAGCTGAAAGCACCACCAAACTCGCAAAGACCATTGCTTCGTGCATGCTTCTCATGGACTTGAACTCTCTCAGTGCATGCCTAGCTGCTGTTGTTTGTTCTTCAGAACAGCCACCTCTTCGCCCACTCGGTAGTTCTGCTGGTGATGGTGCCTCTATTATCATTAAATCTGTTCTCGATAAAGCGACAATGCTTCTAACAGATCAAAACTCTGCTAGCAATTATAGCATTTCTAGCCGCAATTTGTGGCAGGCATCATTTAATTCCTTCTTCGGGCTTCTCACAAAATACTGTCACAGTAAATTTGATAGTGTAATGCAGCCTCTCCACATGCAAGCTCCAGGAGCTGCTGTTGTTGGATCAGAAATTGCTAAAGCAATAAATCACGAGATGCCCGTGGAGTTGTTGCGAGCGAGCCTTCCCCATACTAATGAGCATCAGCGAAAGTTGTTACTTGATTTTGCTCAGAGAACAATCCCCTCTAATGGAGGAAGCAACGGGCATTAA
- the LOC121993821 gene encoding DNA damage-binding protein 2-like isoform X2 — protein MDVEDGTFNMIHSGDDLIYSICQSAVDTSTIYSAEGAGELKLKAERTRRVSNSWDLHDKRINTIDFNPENPNMMATRIWDLRLMKKHQPDSLKTVQHQSSVHSAYFSPGGLRLATTSGRREWGGSR, from the exons ATGGATGTCGAAGATGGGACCTTTAATATGATCCACTCCGGTGATGATCTTATTTACTCGATCTGCCAGTCAGCAGTCGATACTAGCACAATTTATTCTGCGGAAGGTGCAGGAGAACTGAAACTTAAGGCTGAGAGGACAAGAAGAGTTTCAAACTCTTGGGATTTGCATGATAAAAGAATTAATACGATTGATTTCAATCCTGAGAACCCCAACATGATGGCTACTCGCATATGGGACTTGCGATTAATGAAGAAACACCAACCAGATAGTTTAAAGACAGTACAACATCAAAGTTCTGTTCATTCTGCATATTTCTCACCTGGTGGGCTCCGACTCGCTACAACAAG tggaagaagagaatggggCGGCTCAAGATGA
- the LOC121996175 gene encoding reticulon-like protein B21: MQACSRRRALSRSSRAGGNGGGGGGARLRKSQSDSAASVEKRKKSNFAAADKEESGGSSAVQLKKSLSDLPISRTDQREMFVDKEMDKNGEKPRSAEEEEEQIPVSVEDEEKNQSLESLLSVDVVEKEQIVLVADRNAEVEEEEEEEEDSEMQCVENAAMNLESEAQPPPPHGKHLFIQSVEREEQQEQEQEQEEKCEVVSSTRMQSIEDLVMWKDASRSALVFGFGTFLLLSSSYAEEVHFSMISASSYVGLIYLAFVFLCKSFIRRGEEQSQCDESCNVVEEEDAIWLLKMLLPYINDLLLKLKTLFSGDPSTTLKLAGVLFVMARCGSNITIWSLVRLMFFGVFIVPKACCSYSSHLTKLGRFWLDRVRDGWESCTHKKAMAVAIFCVIWNISSTIARVWSFFMLVVAVKLYQQSAAENSSSRKEEGEEQKEGQEDSMAGQSQLLKLH, translated from the exons ATGCAGGCATGCAGTCGAAGGCGAGCCTTGTCGCGGAGCAGCCGCGCCGGAGGcaatggcggcggcggcggcggcgcaaGGCTGAGGAAGAGCCAAAGTGACAGTGCGGCGTCGGTCGAGAAGCGGAAAAAATCCAATTTTGCGGCGGCGGACAAAGAGGAGAGCGGCGGAAGCAGCGCAGTTCAGCTCAAGAAATCCCTCTCTGATTTACCCATCTCGCGGACCGATCAGCGCGAGATGTTCGTCGACAAGGAAATGGATAAGAATGGCGAGAAGCCGAGGagcgcggaggaggaggaggagcagatCCCTGTGTCGGTCGAGGACGAGGAGAAGAACCAGAGCCTCGAGAGCTTGCTGTCAGTGGACGTGGTGGAAAAAGAGCAGATTGTTCTCGTGGCAGATCGAAATG CtgaagtggaagaagaagaagaagaagaggaagacagCGAAATGCAATGCGTTG AGAATGCAGCGATGAATCTAGAGTCAGAAGCACAGCCACCACCTCCTCACGGTAAGCATCTGTTCATCCAATCAGTCGAAAGAGAAGAACAACAagaacaagagcaagaacaagaagAAAAATGCGAGGTCGTTTCATCCACCAGGATGCAAAGCATTG AAGATTTAGTCATGTGGAAGGACGCATCGAGATCCGCCTTGGTTTTCGGCTTCGgaaccttcctcctcctctcctcttcgtACGCCGAGGAAGTCCATTTCAG TATGATTTCAGCGAGCTCTTACGTTGGACTTATCTATCTCGCATTTGTTTTCCTCTGCAAATCCTTCATCCGCAG AGGAGAAGAACAGTCGCAGTGCGACGAGAGTTGCAATGTAgtcgaagaagaagatgcaatctGGCTTCTAAAAATGCTGCTTCCTTATATCAACGACCTACTTCTGAAGCTCAAAACTCTCTTCTCTGGTGATCCATCAACGACTTTAAAG TTGGCTGGAGTTCTATTTGTGATGGCGAGATGCGGCAGCAACATCACAATTTGGAGTCTTGTCAGATTGA TGTTTTTTGGGGTCTTCATCGTTCCAAAAGCCTGCTGTTCCTACTCTTCTCATCTGACAAAACTTG GGAGATTTTGGTTGGATAGGGTTAGGGATGGGTGGGAGTCATGCACCCACAAGAAGGCCATGGCCGTTGCCATATTTTGTGTTATTTGGAACATATCGTCGACTATCGCTAGGGTTTGGTCAT TCTTCATGCTTGTGGTGGCTGTGAAGCTCTACCAACAATCTGCAGCAGAGAACAGCAGCagcagaaaagaagaaggagaagaacaaaAGGAAGGACAAGAAGATTCCATGGCAGGACAAAGCCAGCTGCTCAAATTACACTGA
- the LOC121996177 gene encoding nucleolar complex protein 3 homolog isoform X1, whose protein sequence is MGKKRKVILPPDLPPEVADNDIEVSDEDLEFIGQNREYAGFLTKLDTKSIDRHVKRVAGHESDDLEALYEQRKRKASLLKQNDDDDKLQVDPVDALPVKTLDGKLEYRTVDRTKSEAITNEKDNTEENEKDMSVVKLTKKEKRLKIKKSRKEAKKEAKVEEKGNVGVEKLHTEVLAKVEEDLSAEELFRKKKIKLAEIGLQLLENPEENIKSLKELLKNCDDGNQNIVKLGLMSLLAVFKDIIPGYRIRLPTEKEMEMTVSKAVLKQRFYESTLLNSYKAYLAKLIAMEKKPSLRQVAVRCLASLLDAVPHFNYRENILAIVIKNISSPDDTIRKLCCNATKSIFLNEGKHGGEATFEAVRLIAQQVKIYECQLHPDSIEVLSSLTFDEDIGKPDTQAEAVKIKKKGKWKTPDGSNKLQGSEKKKTRQESLAKTREEVTADFKSVSFAPDSRERKRMQSETLSAVFEIYFRILKHSTDSHASRSTTDAASFSHGSSSLPLLAPCLKGLGKFSHLIDLDFMGDLMRCLKQLAGYSDHGTIQNPLSVSERLQCCIVAFRVMRNNLEALNIDLQDFFVQLYNLLLEYRPDRDQGEVLAEALKIMLCEGKQHDMQRAAAFIKRLATFSLSYGSAEAMAALVTLKHLLQKNSKCRNLLENDAGGGSLSGLVSKYQPDATDPNLSGALGSVLWELSLLTKHYNSSISSMAASIMSMGSVNPAQSQVFLSTASPLQAFRDSSILCELSKPTSKSATSRQKQRELQKDYVLMDPEVMQNGNLVDEDEVRRKLEDRFAVHKVITENERLRKELNHTLSSISLYEEYNRQKKQKRKRTTKRVLGD, encoded by the exons AtggggaagaagaggaaggtaATTCTGCCACCCGACCTTCCGCCGGAGGTCGCGGATAATGATATTGAAGTTTCTGACGAGGATCTCGAGTTCATTGGCCAGAATCGTGAATACGCTGGGTTCCTCACCAAACTCGACACAAAATCGATCGACAG GCATGTTAAACGTGTGGCTGGTCATGAGTCTGATGATTTGGAGGCTCTATATgagcagcggaaaagaaaagcttccttactaaaacaaaatgatgACGATGATAAACTTCAGGTGGATCCTGTTGATGCACTTCCAGTGAAGACTCTCGATGGAAAATTGGAGTATAGAACAG TTGATAGAACAAAATCGGAGGCAATAACTAATGAAAAGGATAACACAGAAGAAAATGAGAAAGATATGAGTGTTGTGAagcttacaaagaaagaaaaaaggctaaaaataaaaaagagcaGAAAGGAGGCTAAGAAGGAAGCGAAGGtggaagaaaaaggaaatgttgGTGTAGAAAAGCTACATACTGAAGTCCTG GCAAAGGTTGAGGAAGACCTTTCTGCTGAAGAGTTGTTTAGGAAAAAGAAGATTAAACTTGCAGAAATTGGATTGCAGTTGCTTGAAAATCCTGaggaaaatatcaaatctttgaAGGAACTGCTGAAGAATTGTGATGATGGTAACCAAAATATAGTGAAGCTTGGACTGATGTCCTTGTTGGCTGTTTTCAAGGACATAATTCCTGG CTATCGTATAAGGTTGCCAACTGAAAAAGAGATGGAGATGACTGTTTCTAAAGCAGTACTCAAGCAGCGTTTCTATGAATCTACACTTTTGAACTCATACAAG GCATACCTTGCGAAGCTGATAGCAATGGAGAAGAAGCCCTCGCTACGTCAAGTTGCAGTTCGCTGTCTGGCCAGTTTATTGGATGCTGTTCCACATTTCAACTACCGTGAAAATATTTTAGCCattgttataaaaaatataaGCTCCCCAGACGATACAATAAG AAAACTGTGTTGCAATGCTACAAAATCAATCTTTTTGAACGAGGGAAAGCATGGGGGTGAAGCTACTTTTGAAGCAGTGCGATTGATTGCCCAGCAGGTCAAGATTTATGAGTGCCAACTACATCCTGACAGTATAGAA GTCCTTTCGTCTTTGACATTCGATGAGGACATTGGAAAACCAGACACTCAGGCGGAAGCAgtcaaaataaagaaaaaggggaAGTGGAAAACTCCAGATGGTTCGAACAAATTACAAGGCAGCGAAAAAAAGAAAACCAGGCAGGAATCGCTGGCAAAAACAAGGGAAGAG GTTACTGCAGATTTCAAGTCTGTTTCATTTGCTCCAGACTCGAGAGAAAGAAAAAGGATGCAGTCTGAAACTCTCTCTGCTGTATTTGAAATATATTTCCGTATTTTGAAGCATAGCACAGATTCTCATGCTTCAAG GTCCACAACTGATGCTGCTTCTTTCTCCCATGGTTCTAGCTCACTCCCTTTGCTTGCTCCATGCTTGAAAGGCTTGGGAAAATTTTCACATTTGATTGATTTGGATTTTATGGGAGATCTTATGCGATGCCTAAAGCAACTTGCTGGTTATAGTGATCATGGCACAATTCAAAATCCCTTGTCAGTTTCAGAACGCCTGCAGTGCTGCATAGTTGCTTTCAGGGTGATGAGGAATAATCTCGAGGCATTGAATATAGATCTGCAAGATTTTTTTGTCCAGCTATATAACCTTCTTTTAGAGTATAGACCAGACAG AGATCAGGGTGAAGTGTTAGCTGAAGCTTTAAAGATCATGCTTTGTGAGGGAAAACAACACGACATGCAGAGAGCTGCAGCTTTCATAAAACGCCTTGCTACTTTTTCATTGTCCTACGGATCTGCAGAGGCTATGGCAG CCCTGGTAACACTAAAACATCTGCTGCAAAAGAATAGCAAGTGTCGGAATCTCTTGGAAAATGATGCCGGCGGCGGTTCACTTTCTGGTTTGGTTTCC AAATACCAACCTGATGCTACAGATCCCAACCTAAGTGGTGCTCTTGGTTCTGTCCTTTGGGAGCTGAGCCTTCTGACGAAGCATTACAATTCGTCCATCTCATCCATGGCAGCGAGCATCATGAGCATGGGAAGCGTGAACCCTGCCCAGTCCCAGGTTTTCCTTTCCACTGCTTCCCCGCTGCAAGCATTCAGAGACTCATCAATCTTATGCGAGCTGTCCAAACCGACCAGCAAATCTGCCACAAGTCGCCAAAAACAAAGAGAATTGCAAAAGGACTACGTCCTTATGGACCCTGAAGTGATGCAGAATGGAAATCTGGTAGATGAGGACGAGGTGAGAAGGAAGTTGGAGGATCGATTTGCGGTGCACAAAGTTATTACAGAGAAcgagagattgaggaaagagtTGAATCACACTTTGTCTTCGATAAGCTTGTACGAAGAATACAATAGACAGAAGAAGCAAAAAAGAAAGAGAACCACTAAAAGAGTTTTGGGAGATTGA